A stretch of Roseovarius sp. M141 DNA encodes these proteins:
- the aroA gene encoding 3-phosphoshikimate 1-carboxyvinyltransferase, protein MSGHGTPIPMSSAKCGPLTGTANVPGDKSISHRALILGAMVVGETRITGLLEGEDVLDTARAMRAFGAEVVDLGGGAWSVHGVGVGGFAEPDGVIDCGNSGTGVRLIMGAMATSPIAVTFTGDASLNQRPMARVTDPLALFGAQAVGRAGGRLPMTIVGAADPAPVRYTVPMPSAQVKSAVLLAGLNAPGQTVVIEREATRDHTERMLAGFGADITTEDTDEGRVITLTGQPELTPQTIAVPRDPSSAAFPVCAALIVPGSDVLVPNIGLNPTRAGLFTTLREMGADLSYEDERTEGGEPVADLRARFSPDLKGVEVDPARAASMIDEYPVLSVVAAFAQGPTIMRGVAELRVKESDRIEAMATGLRANGVEVEDGNDWWIVHGRGHGAVPGGVICASHLDHRIAMSFLILGMAANAPVSVDDGGPIATSFPIFEPLMAQLGAQIVRSA, encoded by the coding sequence ATGTCTGGTCACGGTACCCCCATCCCCATGAGTTCGGCCAAATGTGGCCCCCTGACCGGCACGGCGAACGTGCCCGGCGACAAGTCAATCTCGCATCGCGCGCTGATTCTGGGCGCTATGGTTGTGGGCGAAACGCGCATCACCGGCCTGCTGGAGGGCGAGGATGTGCTGGACACCGCCCGCGCGATGCGCGCCTTCGGCGCCGAAGTAGTGGATCTTGGCGGCGGGGCATGGTCGGTACACGGCGTCGGCGTCGGCGGCTTTGCCGAGCCTGATGGCGTCATCGACTGCGGCAATTCCGGCACAGGCGTGCGCCTGATCATGGGGGCGATGGCGACGTCGCCCATCGCCGTCACTTTCACTGGCGATGCGTCTTTGAACCAGCGCCCTATGGCGCGGGTTACCGACCCGCTTGCGCTGTTCGGAGCGCAGGCAGTGGGCCGCGCAGGCGGGCGCCTGCCCATGACGATTGTTGGCGCCGCCGATCCGGCGCCGGTGCGCTATACGGTGCCCATGCCCTCGGCGCAGGTGAAATCGGCGGTGCTGCTGGCAGGGCTAAACGCCCCCGGCCAGACGGTGGTTATCGAACGCGAAGCCACGCGCGACCACACTGAACGGATGCTGGCAGGGTTCGGCGCCGACATCACGACCGAGGACACTGACGAGGGCCGCGTCATCACACTGACCGGCCAGCCGGAACTGACGCCCCAGACCATCGCAGTGCCGCGCGACCCCAGCTCGGCCGCGTTCCCCGTCTGCGCCGCACTGATCGTGCCGGGATCGGATGTGTTGGTGCCCAATATCGGCCTCAACCCGACGCGCGCCGGTCTGTTCACCACCCTACGCGAGATGGGAGCGGACCTGAGCTACGAGGATGAGCGCACCGAGGGCGGGGAGCCTGTGGCCGACCTGCGCGCCCGCTTTTCGCCCGATCTGAAAGGGGTCGAAGTGGACCCTGCGCGCGCCGCGTCGATGATCGACGAATATCCGGTCCTGTCGGTCGTCGCTGCCTTTGCGCAGGGGCCGACCATCATGCGCGGCGTTGCCGAGCTGCGGGTGAAGGAATCCGACCGGATCGAGGCGATGGCGACCGGCCTGCGCGCGAACGGGGTCGAAGTTGAGGATGGGAATGATTGGTGGATCGTCCATGGCCGTGGTCATGGGGCGGTGCCGGGCGGCGTCATCTGCGCCAGCCATCTGGATCACCGGATAGCGATGTCCTTCCTGATTCTCGGCATGGCGGCGAATGCGCCCGTCAGCGTCGATGATGGCGGCCCGATTGCCACGTCCTTTCCTATCTTCGAGCCGCTGATGGCACAGCTCGGCGCGCAGATCGTACGCTCCGCCTGA
- a CDS encoding ABC transporter substrate-binding protein — protein MNKKNRSNLAALGLGALGLAAAGTANAADDVTLQLKWVTQAQFAGYYVAQDQGFYGEEDLNVTIKPGGPDIAPAQVIAGGGADVVVDWMPSAMASREKGLDLVNIAQPFKSSGMMLTCRKDTGVNSPEDFPGKTLGVWFSGNEYPFLSWMNKLGLATDGSDGGVTVLKQGFNVDPLLQGQAACISTMTYNEYGQVLDAGLTPEELVVFKYEDQGVATLEDGLYVRGDNLDDPEFVDKMARFVRASMKGWKWAEQNPEEAALIVLDNDASGAQTEAHQVFMMKEVAKLTAGSDGALDPADFERTIESLLSGGSDPVITQHPGDDAWTHAVSDKALN, from the coding sequence ATGAATAAGAAAAACAGATCAAACCTTGCAGCATTGGGCCTTGGCGCATTGGGCCTTGCCGCAGCAGGCACGGCCAATGCCGCCGATGACGTGACGCTGCAGCTGAAATGGGTCACGCAGGCGCAGTTCGCCGGCTATTACGTCGCGCAGGATCAGGGTTTCTACGGCGAAGAGGATCTGAACGTCACGATCAAACCGGGCGGGCCGGACATCGCCCCCGCGCAGGTGATCGCCGGCGGCGGCGCCGATGTGGTCGTTGACTGGATGCCCTCGGCCATGGCAAGCCGGGAAAAGGGGCTGGATCTGGTGAACATCGCGCAACCCTTCAAATCATCGGGCATGATGTTGACCTGCCGCAAGGATACCGGCGTGAACAGCCCCGAAGATTTCCCTGGCAAGACGCTGGGCGTGTGGTTCAGCGGCAATGAATATCCTTTCCTCAGCTGGATGAACAAGCTGGGACTTGCCACCGATGGATCAGACGGCGGCGTGACGGTGCTCAAGCAGGGCTTCAACGTTGATCCGCTACTTCAGGGCCAGGCCGCCTGCATTTCGACCATGACATACAATGAATACGGCCAGGTGCTGGATGCGGGGCTGACACCCGAGGAACTGGTCGTGTTCAAGTACGAGGATCAGGGCGTCGCCACGCTGGAAGACGGCCTGTACGTGCGAGGCGACAACCTGGACGACCCCGAATTCGTCGACAAAATGGCGCGCTTTGTGCGCGCGTCGATGAAGGGCTGGAAATGGGCTGAACAAAACCCCGAGGAGGCCGCGCTGATCGTTCTCGACAATGACGCCAGCGGCGCGCAGACAGAGGCTCATCAGGTCTTCATGATGAAGGAAGTCGCCAAACTGACGGCCGGCAGCGATGGCGCGCTGGACCCGGCAGATTTTGAGCGCACGATTGAATCGCTGCTCTCAGGTGGATCCGATCCTGTCATAACCCAGCATCCCGGCGATGATGCATGGACGCATGCGGTGTCGGATAAGGCGCTGAACTAA
- a CDS encoding ABC transporter permease, whose protein sequence is MGWLVGALAAWLMGWQINARLARRTTSRATSLAGPIVFGLTVIVIWECVVHGLDISPILLPPPSQIAVTFAGSLPILWRDFVQTVIKGALTGYVLGCGAAFLLAVAIDRFPFLQRGLLPVGSFMAALPIIGLAPILVMWFGFDWQSKAAVVVVMVFFPMLVNTVEGLQDTGPMQRDLMRTYAAGYWKTLLKLRLPAAMPFIFNGLKIATTLALIGAIVAEFFGSPTKGMGFRISISVGQLAMDLVWAEIVVAAIAGSAFYGGIALLEKALTFWHPSQRSRA, encoded by the coding sequence ATGGGATGGCTTGTCGGAGCACTCGCCGCGTGGTTGATGGGATGGCAGATAAATGCGCGTCTGGCTCGTCGCACGACAAGCCGGGCGACAAGCTTGGCCGGGCCTATTGTCTTCGGCCTGACGGTCATCGTGATCTGGGAATGTGTCGTGCACGGGCTGGATATCTCACCCATCCTCTTGCCGCCGCCGAGCCAGATCGCCGTAACATTTGCCGGATCGTTGCCGATCCTTTGGCGTGATTTCGTCCAGACCGTGATCAAGGGCGCGCTTACCGGCTATGTTCTGGGCTGCGGCGCGGCGTTTCTGCTGGCCGTTGCGATCGATCGGTTCCCGTTTCTGCAACGGGGTCTGCTGCCGGTGGGTAGCTTCATGGCAGCCCTGCCGATCATCGGGCTCGCCCCGATCCTTGTGATGTGGTTCGGCTTTGACTGGCAATCCAAGGCGGCGGTGGTTGTGGTGATGGTGTTCTTTCCCATGTTGGTCAACACGGTCGAGGGGCTTCAGGATACAGGCCCCATGCAGCGCGACCTTATGCGGACCTACGCGGCAGGCTATTGGAAAACCCTGCTGAAGCTTCGCCTGCCTGCCGCAATGCCGTTCATCTTTAACGGGCTGAAGATCGCGACGACCCTGGCGCTGATCGGGGCCATCGTCGCCGAGTTCTTCGGCTCGCCGACCAAGGGCATGGGGTTTCGCATCTCGATCTCGGTCGGGCAACTGGCGATGGATCTGGTCTGGGCCGAGATCGTCGTGGCGGCCATCGCCGGTTCGGCCTTCTACGGGGGCATTGCGCTGCTGGAAAAGGCACTGACATTCTGGCACCCTTCGCAGCGGAGCCGCGCGTGA
- a CDS encoding ABC transporter permease: MMRNVLPILTVVLTIIAIWYAAAIMLNAPWAHDKAKRAGIELSRADLVADTWSQQKPKLPVPHQVVAEIWDTTGAMVLKGRGFSKRSLIYHSWVTFSATILGFALGTALGIALAVGIVFNRTMDLSVMPWVITSQTVPIIAIAPMIIVVLNAVGISGLLPKAMISMYLSFFPVVVGMVKGLRSPDAMQLDQMRTWNASSAQTLWRLRLPSSMPYLFASLKVGIAASLVGAIVGELPTGAVAGLGARLLAGSYYGQTIQIWSALLTAAALAALMVGVIGLAQRITLKRMGMA, encoded by the coding sequence ATGATGCGCAACGTGCTGCCAATCCTGACGGTTGTGCTGACCATAATCGCGATCTGGTATGCCGCCGCGATCATGCTGAACGCCCCTTGGGCCCATGACAAGGCAAAGCGTGCGGGCATCGAGCTGAGCCGCGCCGATCTGGTTGCCGACACCTGGAGTCAGCAGAAACCCAAGCTGCCCGTGCCACATCAGGTCGTCGCTGAGATTTGGGATACGACCGGAGCCATGGTATTGAAGGGGCGCGGGTTTTCCAAACGCTCGCTGATCTATCACAGCTGGGTGACCTTCAGCGCGACGATCCTTGGCTTTGCGCTTGGCACGGCACTGGGTATCGCGCTGGCAGTTGGTATCGTCTTTAATCGGACGATGGATCTGAGCGTGATGCCGTGGGTCATCACCAGCCAAACCGTACCGATCATCGCCATCGCGCCAATGATCATTGTCGTGCTGAATGCCGTCGGCATTTCCGGACTGCTGCCCAAGGCGATGATCTCGATGTATCTGTCATTTTTCCCGGTGGTCGTTGGCATGGTCAAGGGGCTACGCAGCCCCGATGCCATGCAGCTCGATCAGATGCGCACATGGAACGCCAGTTCGGCGCAAACCCTCTGGCGGCTGCGCCTGCCCTCGTCGATGCCCTATCTTTTTGCGTCGCTCAAAGTGGGCATCGCGGCCAGCCTTGTCGGTGCCATCGTGGGCGAATTGCCCACCGGCGCGGTTGCCGGCCTGGGCGCGCGGCTGCTGGCGGGTAGTTATTATGGTCAGACGATCCAGATCTGGAGCGCGCTTTTGACGGCTGCCGCACTGGCCGCGTTGATGGTGGGCGTGATCGGGCTGGCGCAGCGCATCACCCTCAAGCGAATGGGTATGGCATGA